The Fulvia fulva chromosome 13, complete sequence genome window below encodes:
- a CDS encoding MFS-type efflux pump MFS2, whose protein sequence is MSTNTSSAEELKPQDDTLAHHGVHLDGNEVRWNDDATDHPRNWNPFTKYYTTIVICWLELYMTGISSAGTGAADTAREEFHTSRTLSYFAFVSIYLLGQTLGGIVLAPISETFGRRTLYIVATCTFCVFSILTAAVPSVAGLYVGRWFQGVAAAIPATVAFGNFQDMFDARARIGVVSGYTWAGFVGLALGPVYAAYVTERCGWSAIVSAVSAALSVGVRESKAEQLLQGKVKVVREETGRGDIHGPDMSGEFSLRGFVRDTLFRPLVFLTTEPIVLFCACLCAIAFGLLYGLTAGLTVAYTDPPFDNTFNDVSSSLSFVAILIGILLDMLPRFYDHHVYRKCHENNVRIVPETKIRSFAIACPIFALGLWIFAWTVPPRVTTVPWPVSMIGLICIGFATTDFSYVLFGYVTDSYGDYAASAVSALSTTRTIAAAAFPLFAHQMFSGLGTNIAATTLAAVATLFAFTPILFLKYGHGLRHKSKTAQDDVDCLQEENKHLDDGNEKGRKESGSSNAETV, encoded by the exons ATGAGCACCAACACCTCTTCTGCGGAAGAGCTGAAGCCCCAAGATGACACCCTAGCACACCACGGCGTCCACCTCGACGGCAACGAAGTCCGCTGGAACGACGATGCCACCGACCACCCTCGCAACTGGAACCCTTTCACAAAGTACTACACCACCATCGTCATCTGCTGGCTAGAACTCTACATGACCGGCATCAGCTCAGCAGGC ACCGGCGCCGCAGACACCGCCCGCGAAGAATTCCACACAAGCCGCACCCTCTCCTACTTCGCCTTCGTCAGCATCTACCTCCTCGGCCAAACCCTCGGCGGCATCGTCCTCGCGCCCATCTCCGAGACCTTCGGCCGTCGAACCCTCTACATCGTCGCCACCTGCACTTTCTGCGTCTTTTCGATCCTCACCGCCGCAGTCCCCTCCGTCGCGGGCCTGTACGTCGGCCGCTGGTTTCAGGGCGTCGCAGCGGCTATCCCGGCGACGGTGGCGTTTGGGAATTTTCAGGATATGTTCGATGCCAGGGCCAGGATTGGGGTGGTTTCTGGGTATACGTGGGCGGGGTTTGTGGGGTTGGCCCTGGGGCCGGTGTATGCGGCGTATGTGACGGAGAGGTGTGGGTGGAG TGCGATTGTGTCGGCTGTTTCGGCTGCGTTGTCGGTTGGGGTGAGGGAGAGTAAGGCGGAGCAGTTGTTGCAGGGGAAGGTTAAGGTGGTTAGGGAGGAGACTGGGAGGGGGGATATTCATGGGCCTGACATGTCGGGAGAATTCTCGCTGAGGGGGTTTGTGCGGGATACGCTCTTCCGTCCGCTGGTGTTCCTTACGACGGAGCCGATTGTGCTGTTCTGCGCGTGCTTATGCGCCATCGCGTTCGGACTGCTGTATGGTCTGACAGCTGGACTCACAGTTGCATACACCGACCCTCCCTTCGACAATACCTTCAACGACGTCTCCTCATCCCTCTCCTTCGTCGCTATCCTAATCGGAATCCTCCTTGACATGCTCCCGCGCTTCTACGACCATCACGTCTATCGGAAATGCCACGAAAACAACGTTCGCATCGTCCCAGAAACCAAGATCAGATCCTTCGCAATCGCGTGCCCAATCTTCGCCCTTGGCCTCTGGATCTTCGCATGGACAGTACCACCCAGAGTTACAACTGTTCCCTGGCCCGTCTCCATGATAGGTCTCATCTGTATCGGCTTCGCCACTACAGACTTCTCGTACGTCCTGTTCGGCTACGTCACAGATTCGTACGGCGATTACGCAGCATCTGCCGTATCAGCCCTTAGCACTACGAGGACGATCGCGGCCGCTGCCTTTCCCCTTTTCGCACATCAGATGTTCTCAGGACTGGGGACGAATATTGCCGCGACGACTCTGGCGGCTGTGGCGACGTTGTTTGCGTTTACGCCGATTTTGTTCTTGAAGTATGGACACGGACTGCGGCATAAGAGTAAGACAGCGCAGGATGATGTGGATTGTTTGCAAGAGGAGAATAAGCATCTCGATGATGGGAATGAGAAGGGGCGGAAGGAGAGTGGGAGTAGCAATGCGGAGACTGTATAG
- a CDS encoding Phosphatidylinositol N-acetylglucosaminyltransferase GPI2 subunit, translating to MPPYNSTASSTVQSSRASSINSAVRRTLERRESAQHLRPEDAYTSPPRKGSLGRSGTVTAGSFAHAQYGGSQYSNSVGNASYPANASYAGTSRRTERSKRRGRSSSRRRHGDNNDGIPKVMPNGQWKKLLWVKQSYPDNYTDEETFLDHLQRNPRLRPYEFWPLVADSTIIVQHVCSVIVFVSCFSAIHEGRVEPSVVVGWATGCTVLGWVFRDYWQTREEEGEEEGGEEGEGSVEEEDQERGNGTGYGSLVSTRSHSRDASAGSIGVGQGVGMGYGQSGASSPLGNGNGHGETIPTSSAFITPYGGSPSPFSPRMQERLTTAKSAILIYCSLLGLSPILKSLTLSTSSDSIWALSSWLMGINVFTFDYGAGPAAKFPASLSTNAALMASTVLASRLPTTTHVFSLTLFSIEVFGLFPVFRRHLRHHSWTGHLWLTVLLVVLASGGLSVTISGGAWGMAIVGVVLGGLVCCLSMGVTSWWLIGLQRYKNEIHGPWDPARPVIGRRWD from the coding sequence ATGCCTCCATATAACTCAACAGCCTCATCGACCGTCCAATCCTCCCGCGCCAGCTCTATCAACTCCGCCGTGCGCCGTACCCTCGAACGCCGCGAATCAGCCCAACACCTCCGTCCTGAAGATGCGTATACCTCCCCGCCGAGGAAGGGTAGTTTGGGCAGGAGTGGGACTGTGACGGCGGGGAGTTTCGCGCATGCGCAGTACGGGGGGTCGCAGTATTCCAACAGCGTAGGCAATGCCTCCTACCCGGCCAATGCCTCCTACGCAGGCACATCACGCCGCACCGAAcgctccaaacgccgcggcCGCTCCTCCTCTCGCCGCCGCCACGGCGACAACAACGACGGTATCCCCAAAGTCATGCCCAATGGCCAATGGAAAAAACTCCTCTGGGTAAAACAATCCTACCCAGACAACTACACCGACGAAGAAACATTCCTAGACCACCTCCAACGCAACCCGCGCCTGCGTCCCTATGAATTCTGGCCCCTGGTGGCCGATAGCACAATTATCGTGCAGCATGTTTGCTCGGTGATTGTGTTTGTGAGTTGTTTTAGTGCGATTCATGAGGGGCGCGTGGAGCCGAGTGTGGTGGTTGGGTGGGCGACGGGGTGTACGGTGTTGGGGTGGGTTTTTAGGGATTATTGGCAGACTAGGGAGGAAGAAGGGGAGGAAGAGGGGGGTGAAGAGGGCGAGGGCAGTGTGGAAGAGGAGGATCAAGAAAGAGGAAATGGGACGGGGTATGGGAGTTTGGTTAGTACGAGGAGTCATTCGAGGGATGCTAGTGCTGGGTCGATTGGGGTTGGACAGGGTGTGGGTATGGGATATGGGCAAAGTGGTGCGAGTTCACCGCTTGGTAATGGGAATGGACATGGGGAGACTATTCCGACGAGTTCGGCTTTCATCACACCATATGGAGGCTCGCCCAGTCCATTCTCACCTCGGATGCAGGAACGTCTGACGACGGCGAAGTCAGCGATTCTGATCTACTGCTCACTCCTTGGACTCTCGCCAATCCTCAAATCCCTCACACTCTCAACATCATCGGACTCAATCTGGGCCCTATCCTCCTGGCTCATGGGCATCAACGTCTTCACCTTCGACTACGGCGCCGGACCCGCCGCGAAATTTCCCGCTTCCCTCTCCACCAACGCCGCGCTCATGGCCTCCACCGTTCTAGCCTCCCGACTGCCCACCACGACTCACGTCTTCTCCCTTACCCTATTCTCAATCGAGGTCTTCGGGCTCTTCCCAGTCTTTCGACGACATCTCCGACATCACAGCTGGACAGGGCATTTATGGCTGACGGTCTTGCTGGTTGTGTTGGCTTCAGGCGGACTGAGTGTCACGATTAGTGGTGGGGCGTGGGGCATGGCGATTGTGGGTGTGGTGTTGGGTGGATTGGTTTGTTGTCTCAGTATGGGAGTGACGAGTTGGTGGTTGATTGGGTTGCAGAGGTATAAGAATGAGATTCATGGGCCTTGGGATCCGGCTCGGCCGGTTATTGGGAGGAGGTGGGATTGA
- a CDS encoding Dolichyl-phosphate-mannose--protein mannosyltransferase 1, translating to MTTRSAQQQRANSQQKRTAHDSSHQANGKITTPEMVQTSPYKPPHPSYDYTSPGVTDNNILNLKSTDWEWLGVVTVVALFVRLFRIYQPSSVVFDEVHFGGFASKYIKGKFFMDVHPPLAKLLITLAGWLAGFDGEFDFKDIGKDYLEPGVPYVAMRLLPALLGVLAVPVMFLTLRASGVKTTFAALGAALLTFENGFVTQSRLILLDSPLVIFTALTGLSWFSFTNQHELGPRNAFTPSWWFWLAATGVTLGATVSVKWVGLFTIAWVGSLTIVQLWVLLGDTRNVTMRVWFKHLFARIFCLIIIPITFYMGMFAIHFLCLVNPGDGDGFMSSEFQSTLNSKGMADVPADVAFGSRISLRHHNTQGGYLHSHSHMYPGGSKQQQITLYPHKDENNVFLIENQTQPIDWATDPTGNTSVVGPLAWDRFEPEYAKDGDIIRLYHVTTARRVHSHDVRPPVTEADWQNEVSAYGYEGFEGDANDLFRIEIVKSMSDGKAAKERLRTIQSKFKLVHIMTGCVLFSHKVKLPDWGFEQQEVTCAKGGTLPNSIWYIESNIHPGLKENAEKVNYRNPGFFGKFWELQKVMWTTNAGLVESHAWDSRPPSWPILSRGINFWGKDHRQIYLIGNPLIWLSSTAAVAFYGVFIALIVVRWQRSFDDHKYTTVRRFAYETGTSVLGWSFHYFPFFLMQRQLFLHHYFPALYFAIIALCQIMDFGFNRVSFGSLSLRNKPYVGMSAATIFLALSIAVFALYSPLAYGNKWTKSECNRVKLMDTWDWDCNTFYDSYADYSLAVPSAAGAAPTTQAAHGPAPPVAEDPQKDVFVTPQAAAQIPMEGAITEEKIEYRDEDGNLLDEEQVKALEGKVSFSTRYETRTRLVDEAGNEVHDGIVEGHDGAPPAKPEGVDPQTMPVGDAYEGEPNTAPAGNVADADLAKERSIPEAKATAEAESVAEVKTKEEL from the exons ATGACGACACGATCGGCGCAGCAACAGCGCGCCAACTCGCAGCAGAAACGCACAGCACACGACAGCAGCCACCAAGCCAATGGCAAGATCACGACCCCCGAAATGGTTCAGACTTCCCCATACAAGCCACCGCACCCCAGCTACGACTACACCTCGCCTGGTGTCACCGACAACAACATCCTCAACCTCAAGAGCACCGATTGGGAATGGCTGGGCGTAGTCACAGTCGTCGCGCTGTTTGTGCGCTTGTTCCGCATATACCAGCCCAGCAGTGTCGTCTTCGATGAAGTCCACTTTGGTGGCTTCGCGAGCAAGTACATCAAGGGCAAGTTCTTCATGGACGTGCATCCACCCCTCGCGAAGCTGTTGATCACGCTGGCGGGATGGCTGGCTGGCTTCGACGGAGAGTTCGACTTCAAGGACATTGGTAAGGACTACCTCGAGCCCGGCGTGCCGTATGTTGCTATGCGACTGCTGCCCGCGCTTCTTGGTGTCCTTGCTGTGCCTGTCATGTTCCTTACACTAAGAGCTTCGGGAGTCAAGACTACATTCGCGGCGCTGGGGGCTGCACTTCTTACATTCGAGAACGGTTTCGTCACACAGTCGCGACTGATTCTCTTGGACTCTCCACTCGTCATCTTCACCGCACTCACTGGACTATCGTGGTTCTCCTTCACGAACCAGCATGAGCTTGGACCACGTAATGCATTCACACCCAGCTGGTGGTTCTGGCTGGCTGCGACTGGTGTGACCCTCGGCGCGACAGTCAGCGTCAAGTGGGTCGGTCTCTTCACCATCGCCTGGGTCGGTTCCTTGACTATCGTTCAGCTCTGGGTACTTCTCGGCGACACCAGGAACGTCACCATGCGTGTCTGGTTCAAGCACCTCTTCGCGCGCATCTTCTGCCTGATCATCATCCCGATAACTTTCTACATGGGCATGTTCGCCATCCACTTCCTCTGCCTCGTCAACCCAGGTGACGGAGACGGTTTCATGAGCAGCGAGTTCCAGTCTACGCTCAACTCCAAGGGAATGGCCGATGTACCAGCCGATGTTGCTTTCGGTTCCCGCATCAGCTTGCGACACCACAACACTCAGGGAGGCTACCTACACTCGCACTCTCATATGTACCCAGGAGGTAGCAAACAGCAGCAGATTACTCTTTACCCACACAAGGACGAGAACAATGTTTTCTTGATTGAGAACCAGACTCAGCCAATCGATTGGGCCACGGACCCAACTGGCAACACCAGCGTTGTTGGACCTCTCGCATGGGACAGGTTCGAGCCAGAGTACGCCAAGGACGGCGACATCATTCGTCTCTATCATGTCACCACCGCCCGCCGCGTCCACTCCCACGATGTCCGACCACCCGTCACTGAGGCCGACTGGCAGAACGAGGTCTCCGCATACGGTTATGAAGGCTTTGAGGGCGACGCGAACGATCTGTTCCGTATTGAGATTGTCAAGTCCATGTCTGACGGCAAGGCTGCTAAGGAGCGTCTTCGCACTATTCAGTCCAAGTTCAAGCTTGTCCATATCATGACTGGATGTGTACTCTTCTCCCACAAGGTCAAGCTCCCCGACTGGGGTTTCGAGCAGCAGGAGGTGACTTGCGCTAAGGGCGGTACACTACCGAACAGCATCTGGTACATCGAGAGCAACATCCACCCAGGATTGAAGGAGAATGCCGAGAAGGTCAACTACCGCAACCCTGGTTTCTTCGGCAAGTTCTGGGAGCTGCAGAAGGTCATGTGGACTACCAACGCAGGCCTCGTTGAGTCCCACGCCTGGGATTCTCGCCCACCATCATGGCCGATACTCTCCCGTGGTATCAACTTCTGGGGCAAGGACCATCGTCAGATCTACCTCATTGGCAACCCATTGATTTGGTTGTCTAGCACTGCAGCCGTTGCTTTCTATGGCGTCTTTATCGCTCTCATCGTCGTCCGATGGCAACGCAGCTTCGACGACCACAAGTACACCACCGTCCGCCGCTTCGCATACGAGACTGGTACCTCCGTCCTCGGCTGGTCCTTCCACTACTTCCCCTTCTTCCTCATGCAGCGTCAGCTCTTCTTGCACCACTACTTCCCAGCACTGTACTTTGCTATTATCGCGCTTTGCCAAATTATGGATTTCGGCTTCAACCGCGTCAGCTTTGGCTCGCTCAGCCTCCGCAACAAGCCATACGTTGGCATGTCTGCTGCCACCATCTTCTTGGCTTTGTCAATTGCTGTTTTTGCGCTTTACTCGCCGCTCGCCTACGGCAACAAGTGGACAAAGTCCGAGTGCAACCGCGTGAAGTTGATGGATACTTGGGACTGGGACTGCAACACTTTCTACGACTCG TACGCCGACTACTCGCTTGCTGTACCAAGCGCTGCCGGAGCCGCCCCAACAACGCAAGCAGCCCACGGACCTGCACCACCTGTCGCAGAAGACCCACAAAAGGACGTCTTCGTCACACCACAAGCAGCAGCTCAGATCCCAATGGAAGGCGCCATCACGGAGGAGAAGATCGAGTACCGCGACGAAGACGGCAACCTCCTCGACGAGGAGCAGGTCAAGGCTCTCGAGGGCAAGGTCTCCTTCTCCACCCGCTACGAGACTCGCACGCGCCTTGTCGACGAGGCTGGTAACGAGGTACACGATGGCATCGTCGAGGGCCACGATGGCGCTCCTCCTGCTAAGCCAGAGGGTGTGGATCCGCAAACTATGCCTGTTGGTGATGCGTATGAGGGTGAGCCGAATACTGCGCCGGCGGGCAATGTTGCGGATGCGGATTTGGCAAAGGAGAGGAGTATTCCTGAGGCTAAAGCGACTGCTGAGGCTGAAAGTGTCGCGGAGGTGAAGACGAAGGAGGAGCTTTGA
- a CDS encoding Pre-mRNA-splicing factor codes for MAAANGEVANDDTAPQDDFTQRGPPGTILPPKSMRDMIEKVAAYIARNGKTFEDKVRAGGAAKTAYLEPEDAYHAYYKWRVDEIKSGRGLDANAQNIARKTDPNFAGKETLKPPPEWQFSARMPNISAQDMEIVKLTALYAAKNGRSWVTGLAQREGHNYQFDFLRPQHSLNNFFMRMVDQYKDLLEGETADHGAPQKKRVAGLQEHVTNRFHVLESAKKRAHYQQHLEKQKVEKEEKAEKERIAFAQIDWHDFSVVQTVTFDAADEQVDLPPPKTLNDMLSLSLEEKANMRIDPNRRLEESVPGFDDYENFYGQQQQFPAAQMPQGYNPQAPASASASPSQGTPYAPPPSEVPTVQAERERIRAAAAANKQQARVRTDYVPQAQLRNQMQNTSICPICKQPIPNNEMEQHMKIEALSPEWREQMAKNQHRSSTTNLNTADVANNLKRLASQRADVFDQVTGQALSPEEQERRKRAELGAYDGISQAPNPAALGAMGQPPPGAFPPGAQPTDVQQQIRQLHERYKR; via the coding sequence ATGGCCGCCGCGAATGGCGAGGTTGCCAACGACGATACAGCACCCCAGGATGACTTCACCCAGAGAGGCCCCCCGGGCACCATCCTGCCTCCCAAGTCGATGCGGGACATGATCGAGAAGGTGGCAGCATATATTGCACGCAATGGAAAGACGTTCGAGGACAAGGTGAGAGCGGGAGGCGCTGCAAAGACTGCATACCTCGAGCCGGAAGACGCCTACCACGCCTACTACAAATGGCGTGTCGACGAGATCAAATCTGGTCGCGGACTGGATGCGAACGCGCAGAACATTGCCCGCAAGACAGACCCGAACTTCGCCGGCAAAGAAACACTGAAGCCACCACCGGAATGGCAGTTCAGCGCTCGTATGCCCAACATCAGTGCGCAGGATATGGAGATTGTCAAGCTTACTGCCTTGTATGCGGCCAAGAATGGCAGGAGCTGGGTCACTGGTCTGGCGCAGAGGGAAGGACACAACTACCAATTCGACTTTTTGCGACCGCAGCATTCGCTCAACAACTTCTTCATGCGAATGGTGGATCAGTACAAAGACTTGCTTGAGGGAGAAACGGCGGATCATGGTGCGCCTCAGAAGAAGCGCGTTGCGGGGTTGCAAGAGCATGTCACAAACCGCTTCCACGTTCTCGAGAGTGCGAAGAAACGCGCACACTACCAGCAGCATCTGGAGAAGCAAAAGGTGGAGAAGGAAGAGAAAGCCGAGAAGGAGCGGATAGCCTTCGCACAGATCGACTGGCACGACTTCAGCGTGGTGCAGACGGTCACCTTCGATGCGGCAGACGAGCAGGTCGACCTCCCACCACCAAAGACACTCAACGATATGCTGTCGCTGAGTCTGGAAGAGAAGGCCAACATGCGTATTGATCCGAACAGAAGACTCGAGGAGTCGGTACCTGGCTTCGATGATTACGAAAACTTCTACGGCCAGCAACAGCAATTCCCCGCAGCTCAAATGCCGCAGGGATACAACCCTCAGGCACCGGCTTCGGCTTCGGCATCGCCATCGCAAGGCACGCCGTACGCACCACCACCATCAGAAGTACCGACCGTGCAAGCTGAACGTGAGCGGATACGTGCAGCTGCAGCTGCCAACAAGCAGCAAGCACGCGTGCGCACCGACTACGTTCCACAAGCTCAACTCCGAAACCAGATGCAAAACACCTCGATATGTCCAATCTGTAAGCAGCCAATTCCAAACAATGAAATGGAGCAGCACATGAAGATCGAGGCACTATCACCAGAATGGCGAGAACAAATGGCCAAGAATCAGCATCGAAGTTCCACCACCAACCTCAACACTGCCGACGTTGCGAACAACCTCAAGCGTCTGGCGTCTCAACGAGCAGACGTCTTCGACCAGGTCACAGGTCAAGCGTTGAGTCCAGAGGAACAGGAGCGACGAAAGCGAGCAGAGTTGGGAGCCTACGATGGCATCAGTCAGGCGCCGAATCCTGCAGCTCTGGGTGCGATGGGACAACCGCCTCCAGGAGCCTTCCCACCTGGTGCTCAGCCGACAGATGTTCAGCAGCAGATCAGACAGCTGCATGAGAGGTACAAGAGGTGA